Proteins from one Dromiciops gliroides isolate mDroGli1 chromosome 6, mDroGli1.pri, whole genome shotgun sequence genomic window:
- the LOC122731642 gene encoding olfactory receptor 10AG1-like — protein MTVTNLTDMVEFILLGFSDLPNLQGILFGIFLVIYLSILIGNGLILVITKVDPALQTPMYFFLGNFSFLEICYTSVTLPRMLMNLWTQKRNISLLACAVQLGFLLILGGTECLLLGVMAYDRYVAICKPLNYPLIMNHRVCIQLVVASWVSGVPVQIGQTYQIFSLPFCGSKELNHVFCDIHPLFAVACGDISLNEFSVYADAVLFAMVPFLLILGSYVKIISTILKLPSATGRSKAFSTCSSHLIVVALFFGSAIIMNLRPKSTHTERTDKILALFYTIVTPMFNPLIYSLRNKDVIAAMKKLFQI, from the coding sequence atgacagttaCAAATCTCACTGATATGGTGGAATTTATTCTCCTTGGATTTTCTGATCTTCCCAATCTCCAAGGGAtactctttgggattttcttagtcATCTACCTGAGTATCCTGATAGGAAACGGCCTCATTCTTGTAATAACCAAGGTTGATCCAGCTCTCCAGAcccctatgtatttttttctaggaaatttttccttcttGGAAATATGTTACACATCAGTCACTCTCCCCAGAATGCTGATGAACCTGTGGACTcagaaaagaaacatttctttGTTAGCCTGTGCTGTACAGCTAGGCTTCCTCCTAATTTTGGGAGGCACTGAATGCCTACTCCTGGGTGTAATGGCCTATGACCGTTATGTGGCCATTTGTAAGCCCCTGAATTATCCTCTAATCATGAACCACAGGGTATGCATTCAGCTGGTGGTTGCTTCTTGGGTCAGTGGGGTCCCAGTTCAGATTGGGCAAACATACCAGATTTTTTCTCTGCCCTTCTGTGGTTCTAAGGAACTCAATCATGTTTTCTGTGATATCCATCCATTATTTGCGGTGGCCTGTGGAGACATCTCTCTGAATGAATTCTCTGTCTATGCAGATGCTGTACTCTTTGCCATGGTTCCTTTTCTGTTGATACTTGGATCCTATGTCAAAATCATTTCCACCATCCTGAAGCTGCCATCTGCAACTGGAAGATCGAAAGCCTTCTCAACTTGTTCCTCTCATCTCATAGTTGTGGCTTTATTCTTTGGGTCAGCTATCATTATGAATTTACGACCAAAATCTACCCACACAGAAAGGACAGACAAAATACTGGCTCTTTTCTATACCATTGTCACCCCTATGTTTAACCCCCTAATTTACAGCCTGAGGAATAAGGATGTCATTGCTGcaatgaaaaaattatttcaaatttga